One Peptostreptococcus equinus genomic window carries:
- a CDS encoding NupC/NupG family nucleoside CNT transporter, which translates to MKLLFNLLGIMVIIAFMYAISIDRKSVNFKRIGIALVAQFIVAAVLIKVPAGRAAVSAVSDVVVQVLGYGSQGIQFVFGSLGVPTAPTGFIFAFQTLANIIFISGLVAVLFYLGILGFVVSKIGWVVGKLFKTSEVESFVAVANMFLGQTDSPILVSKYLNLMTDSEIMLVLVSGMGSMSVSIIAGYTALGIPMQSLLIASTMVPIGSIIISKIICPQTEEFKEVGEVKMDRKGNNENVIDALASGAIDGMQMAMAIGASLIAIISIVALFNGILGNFGLSLEKILSYVFAPVGYLMGLAGPEALKAGELLGSKLILNEFVAFGKLAPLLHGMSERTGLMLAISLAGFANISSIGICVSGISVLCPEKRPTLARLATRAMFGGFSVSLLSAMIVGLLMLI; encoded by the coding sequence ATGAAATTATTATTTAATTTACTTGGAATTATGGTCATAATCGCATTTATGTATGCGATTTCTATCGACAGAAAATCAGTTAATTTCAAAAGAATTGGTATAGCGTTAGTTGCTCAATTCATTGTTGCAGCAGTGCTAATAAAAGTACCAGCAGGTAGAGCAGCAGTATCAGCAGTGAGCGATGTAGTAGTACAGGTGTTAGGTTATGGTAGCCAGGGTATACAGTTTGTATTTGGTTCTCTAGGGGTGCCAACTGCGCCAACAGGATTTATTTTTGCATTCCAGACACTAGCTAACATAATATTTATATCAGGTTTAGTAGCTGTTTTATTCTATTTAGGGATACTTGGATTTGTAGTATCAAAAATAGGTTGGGTTGTAGGAAAATTATTTAAGACTTCTGAAGTTGAATCATTTGTTGCTGTTGCTAATATGTTCCTTGGACAGACAGATTCACCTATTTTAGTAAGTAAGTATCTAAACCTAATGACAGATAGTGAGATAATGTTAGTCTTAGTATCAGGTATGGGTAGTATGTCAGTAAGTATAATAGCTGGATATACAGCACTAGGAATACCAATGCAGTCTTTATTAATAGCTTCTACAATGGTACCAATAGGTTCAATTATTATTTCAAAAATTATTTGCCCTCAAACAGAAGAATTTAAAGAAGTCGGCGAAGTTAAGATGGATAGAAAAGGAAATAATGAAAATGTAATAGATGCTTTAGCATCAGGAGCTATAGATGGTATGCAGATGGCTATGGCTATAGGAGCTTCATTGATAGCTATTATATCAATTGTTGCTTTATTCAATGGTATATTAGGTAACTTTGGATTATCACTAGAAAAAATATTATCTTATGTATTTGCTCCTGTAGGATATTTAATGGGTCTTGCTGGACCAGAAGCATTAAAAGCAGGTGAATTACTAGGTAGTAAGTTAATATTGAATGAATTTGTTGCATTTGGTAAGTTAGCTCCATTATTACATGGCATGAGTGAAAGAACTGGATTGATGTTGGCAATATCATTAGCAGGATTTGCAAATATCAGCAGCATTGGTATATGTGTATCAGGTATATCAGTTCTTTGTCCAGAAAAAAGACCTACATTAGCTAGATTGGCAACAAGAGCTATGTTTGGTGGTTTTTCTGTAAGTTTACTTTCAGCGATGATAGTAGGATTATTAATGCTTATATAG
- a CDS encoding pyrimidine-nucleoside phosphorylase: MRILDIIEKKKNKIALSDEEIQFWIDGVTDGTIPDYQTSSLLMAIVLNGMDEHETAKLAEAMMNSGDVIDLSCIDGIKSDKHSTGGVGDKTSIALGAMVAACGLKVAKMSGRGLGHTGGTLDKLESIEGFNCFLSEEEFKKQVDEIGLSIIGQTGELVPADKKLYALRDVTSTVNSIPLIASSIMSKKLASGSNTILLDVKYGEGAFMKTIEDAKELANAMISIGNKLGRNTMAMITDMNQPLGNTIGNALEVQEAIETVKGNGPKDFTELCMCAGEIMIMQAKLAESKEEARKMLEEAISSGKAYEKLLEMVKAQGGNVEQIKNTDLLPKSKFITEMKSKENGYIGNIHSMQLGILAMYLGAGRQTKEDSINYAVGLKMNVKKGNQVKEGDLLCTVYHDEELSQDWINKFYDTFTYSQEKVNSIPIVEDILG; the protein is encoded by the coding sequence ATGAGAATATTAGATATTATTGAAAAAAAGAAAAATAAGATAGCTTTAAGTGATGAGGAAATTCAATTCTGGATTGATGGTGTTACAGATGGAACTATACCAGACTACCAGACTAGTTCATTATTGATGGCTATAGTATTGAATGGTATGGATGAACATGAAACAGCAAAGCTAGCAGAAGCTATGATGAATAGTGGAGATGTAATAGATTTATCTTGTATAGATGGAATAAAATCTGATAAGCATTCTACTGGCGGGGTAGGTGACAAGACTTCAATTGCACTAGGTGCTATGGTAGCGGCTTGTGGCCTTAAGGTAGCAAAGATGTCAGGTAGAGGTCTTGGGCATACAGGAGGAACACTAGATAAATTAGAATCAATAGAAGGATTTAATTGTTTCCTAAGTGAAGAAGAATTCAAAAAGCAAGTAGATGAAATAGGTTTATCTATTATAGGTCAAACTGGGGAATTAGTTCCAGCAGATAAGAAGTTATATGCACTTAGAGATGTAACTAGTACAGTTAATTCTATACCTTTAATAGCTTCTTCAATTATGTCAAAGAAATTAGCTTCTGGTTCAAATACAATTTTATTAGATGTTAAGTATGGCGAAGGTGCTTTTATGAAGACTATAGAAGACGCTAAGGAATTGGCCAACGCTATGATTTCTATAGGAAATAAGTTAGGAAGAAATACAATGGCTATGATTACTGATATGAACCAACCTTTAGGAAATACAATTGGTAATGCATTAGAAGTTCAAGAAGCTATTGAAACAGTAAAAGGTAATGGACCAAAAGATTTCACCGAACTATGCATGTGCGCTGGCGAAATAATGATTATGCAGGCTAAGCTAGCTGAGTCTAAAGAAGAAGCTAGAAAAATGCTTGAAGAAGCTATATCATCAGGCAAAGCTTATGAAAAATTACTTGAGATGGTCAAGGCTCAAGGTGGTAATGTAGAACAGATTAAAAATACAGATTTATTACCTAAATCAAAGTTTATAACTGAAATGAAGTCAAAAGAAAATGGATATATTGGTAACATTCATTCAATGCAGCTTGGAATACTTGCTATGTATTTAGGAGCAGGCAGACAGACAAAAGAAGATTCAATTAATTATGCCGTAGGTCTAAAGATGAATGTAAAGAAGGGTAATCAAGTCAAAGAAGGAGATCTTCTATGCACAGTTTATCACGATGAAGAACTAAGCCAGGATTGGATTAATAAGTTCTATGATACATTCACATATTCACAAGAAAAAGTAAATTCTATACCAATAGTAGAAGATATATTAGGTTAA
- the acpS gene encoding holo-ACP synthase, which yields MIYGIGTDIIEIDRIKKSYEKNPKLLNKLFSDREIQVLEKKKFKPQSIAGMFCAKEAIVKSVGTGLRNFSIKDLEILRNNLNKPVVIMTGAFKEFCDEEGIENIMVSISHSINYATATAIAEKK from the coding sequence ATGATTTATGGAATCGGGACTGATATAATTGAGATAGATAGAATAAAAAAATCTTATGAGAAAAATCCTAAGTTATTAAATAAATTATTTTCTGATAGAGAAATACAAGTATTGGAGAAAAAAAAATTCAAACCTCAATCTATAGCAGGAATGTTTTGTGCCAAAGAGGCAATAGTAAAATCTGTCGGAACTGGGCTTAGAAATTTTTCTATAAAAGACTTAGAAATTCTTAGAAATAATCTGAATAAACCTGTAGTCATTATGACTGGAGCTTTTAAAGAGTTTTGTGATGAAGAAGGTATAGAAAATATTATGGTTTCTATCTCTCACTCTATAAATTACGCTACTGCTACTGCAATAGCTGAAAAAAAATAA
- a CDS encoding transketolase, with translation MVDYNDLSKKAKNIRKNVIKMIYNAQSGHVGGSLSCIEILTALYFGRMNIDPQNPNKENRDRFVMSKGHSSPAIYATLVEKCYLLEEELEGFRQFNQALQGSPDMLRISGIDMSTGSLGQGLSAACGMALAAKMDNLDYSVYTLLGDGELQEGMIWEAAMFASQYNLDNLMAIVDMNGLQIDGSTDEVMSLGSISKKFESFGWYVLEIDGHDFDQIFGVFNIFDKIETQPILVLANTIKGKGVSFMENQCSWHSKVPNTEEYAQAIEELDRRTN, from the coding sequence ATGGTTGATTATAATGATCTATCTAAGAAGGCTAAAAATATAAGAAAAAATGTAATAAAAATGATATACAATGCACAGTCTGGTCATGTGGGTGGTTCATTATCTTGTATAGAGATTTTGACAGCATTATACTTTGGGAGAATGAACATAGACCCACAAAATCCTAATAAAGAAAATAGAGATAGATTTGTGATGTCTAAGGGTCATTCCTCCCCAGCAATATATGCCACTTTAGTGGAAAAGTGTTACTTGTTGGAAGAAGAATTAGAGGGATTTAGACAATTTAATCAAGCATTACAAGGAAGTCCAGATATGCTTAGGATAAGTGGCATAGATATGTCTACAGGATCATTAGGTCAAGGTCTATCTGCAGCATGCGGAATGGCATTGGCTGCAAAAATGGATAATTTAGATTATAGTGTATATACTTTGCTAGGAGATGGAGAATTACAAGAAGGAATGATTTGGGAAGCGGCTATGTTTGCAAGTCAGTATAACTTGGATAATTTGATGGCTATAGTCGATATGAATGGACTGCAAATTGATGGAAGTACGGATGAAGTTATGAGTTTAGGTTCCATTTCCAAAAAATTTGAATCTTTTGGATGGTATGTATTAGAAATTGATGGTCATGATTTTGATCAGATATTTGGTGTATTTAATATTTTTGATAAAATAGAAACTCAGCCAATATTAGTTTTGGCCAATACAATAAAGGGGAAGGGTGTATCATTCATGGAAAATCAGTGCAGTTGGCATAGTAAGGTACCGAATACTGAAGAATATGCTCAAGCAATTGAAGAACTAGATAGGAGAACAAACTAA
- a CDS encoding transketolase family protein: MSIESMREAFGKSLVEIGKENDNVVVVDADLSKSTKTEYFKKIFPSRFVDVGIAEQNLVGVSAGLASTGKNVFASSFAVFETGRAYEIIRNMVCMAKLNVKLCATHAGLMTGQDGATHQSIEDLSIMRSLPNMRVLVPTDAVEAAQMVKYMSKESGPMYMRMVRDDTKNIHYDNYRFEFGKAEKIKEGNDVAIIACGPMVEKSLVAAKILEVDNIRVKLYNMSTIKPIDIDAIVDAAKNTRGIITVEDHSIIGGLGSAVSEIVCQTYPTRVIRIGVNDEFGMSAKAEELYAHYGITVDSIVKYAKEILDIDSEL, encoded by the coding sequence ATGTCAATAGAATCTATGAGAGAGGCTTTTGGTAAGTCTTTGGTTGAAATTGGTAAAGAAAATGATAATGTAGTCGTAGTTGATGCAGATTTATCTAAATCTACCAAAACTGAATATTTCAAAAAAATATTTCCATCTAGATTTGTAGATGTTGGTATAGCTGAACAAAATCTAGTAGGTGTATCTGCTGGATTAGCAAGTACTGGTAAAAATGTATTTGCTAGCTCATTTGCTGTATTTGAAACTGGCAGAGCATATGAAATAATAAGAAATATGGTTTGTATGGCCAAATTAAATGTGAAATTATGTGCTACTCATGCAGGATTGATGACAGGACAAGATGGTGCAACACACCAAAGTATAGAAGACTTATCTATTATGAGATCTCTTCCAAATATGAGAGTATTAGTGCCGACAGATGCTGTAGAAGCAGCTCAAATGGTAAAATATATGTCAAAAGAATCAGGGCCAATGTATATGAGAATGGTTAGAGATGATACAAAAAATATTCATTATGATAATTATAGATTTGAATTTGGAAAAGCTGAAAAAATAAAAGAGGGAAATGATGTTGCAATAATTGCTTGTGGACCGATGGTTGAAAAGTCTCTAGTAGCAGCTAAGATATTAGAAGTAGATAATATTAGGGTTAAACTATATAATATGTCTACTATAAAACCAATAGATATAGATGCAATAGTAGATGCAGCCAAAAATACTAGAGGTATAATAACTGTAGAAGATCATTCAATAATAGGTGGTTTAGGATCTGCAGTTAGTGAGATAGTATGCCAGACTTACCCTACTAGAGTAATTAGAATAGGAGTAAATGACGAATTTGGAATGTCAGCCAAGGCAGAAGAGTTATATGCACATTATGGAATAACAGTGGATAGTATTGTAAAATACGCAAAAGAAATATTGGATATAGATTCAGAATTATAA
- a CDS encoding S41 family peptidase, with the protein MIKNKKSFIKMLITIVATALVTTFVLTSVGFVGIIPHNQYKRYKKLISLNKEIDKKFYKKPDEAKLEEGMIKGMFQGTEDVYSSYYTKDEMKQLLEMSSGKYVGIGIMVSPDKESGAIKIENVFDGGTAKEAGVKKGDYIIKVNDKAYTYQEMDIAVKNIKGDEGTSVVITFVRDGKPYVKELKRKEITIKSVESKMMDNKIGYIKIKGFEEDTEKDFRSSIDRLEKDNMKALVIDLRDNGGGLLNIVEGIADMILGKSVIVYTQDREGNKDYSRSTDKEKISVPIVVLTNENSASASEILTGAILDNDAGISIGRRTYGKGLVQSVIQLSDKSGYKLTTAQYFTPDGHYINKKGIKPTIEVKEDGKQLPKAIEYLQKKIK; encoded by the coding sequence ATGATTAAGAACAAAAAGTCGTTTATAAAAATGCTAATAACAATAGTTGCCACAGCTTTAGTTACTACATTTGTATTAACTAGTGTTGGATTTGTGGGAATAATACCTCATAATCAATACAAAAGATATAAAAAGTTAATTAGTTTAAATAAGGAAATAGATAAAAAATTCTACAAAAAACCAGATGAAGCAAAGTTAGAAGAAGGTATGATAAAGGGAATGTTCCAAGGGACAGAAGATGTTTATTCTTCTTATTATACAAAAGACGAAATGAAACAACTTTTGGAAATGTCGTCAGGTAAATATGTAGGAATTGGTATAATGGTTAGCCCAGATAAAGAAAGTGGTGCAATCAAAATAGAAAATGTATTTGATGGTGGTACGGCTAAAGAGGCAGGTGTTAAAAAAGGAGACTATATAATTAAGGTAAATGACAAGGCATATACTTATCAAGAAATGGATATTGCAGTAAAAAATATAAAGGGAGATGAAGGAACATCAGTTGTAATAACATTTGTAAGAGATGGAAAGCCTTATGTAAAAGAACTTAAGAGAAAAGAGATAACAATAAAGTCTGTTGAAAGTAAAATGATGGACAATAAAATTGGATATATAAAAATTAAAGGATTTGAAGAAGACACAGAAAAAGATTTCAGGTCTTCAATAGATAGACTAGAAAAAGATAATATGAAGGCATTAGTTATAGATTTAAGAGATAATGGTGGTGGATTATTAAATATAGTAGAAGGTATAGCAGATATGATACTTGGAAAATCTGTGATAGTATATACTCAAGATAGAGAGGGTAACAAAGATTATTCAAGAAGTACTGATAAGGAAAAAATAAGCGTTCCTATAGTAGTTCTAACAAATGAAAATTCTGCTTCGGCTTCTGAAATACTAACAGGTGCAATTTTAGATAATGATGCTGGTATATCTATAGGAAGAAGAACATATGGAAAAGGGCTTGTTCAATCAGTAATTCAATTATCTGATAAAAGTGGTTATAAGCTTACAACAGCACAGTATTTTACTCCAGATGGTCATTATATAAATAAAAAGGGGATAAAACCAACTATTGAAGTTAAAGAAGATGGTAAACAGTTACCAAAGGCAATTGAATATTTACAGAAAAAAATAAAATAA
- the cobT gene encoding nicotinate-nucleotide--dimethylbenzimidazole phosphoribosyltransferase codes for MNLLVSISKNIYPLDEKKMKEASQKWASLIHPPKSMGRLEDISIKLAGIYGNSVIEDSPKKCLLAFAADHGVYEEGVSPHPQELSRMQFENFVNGKCGVGALANFNKVDIMAVDVGLKGKEPIKGVYDYKIREGTDNISKGPAMTIAEAVKSLEIGIEVAEKCIVDGYKIIGVGEMGISNTTPSTAILSVMSGINPLEITDMGAGLNKNLILNKAKVIKRAIEVNNPNPTDGIEVLSKVGGFEIGAMAGVMLGCAANNIPVVLDGYISYAAALIASKINPRTKNYLIGSHLSDEIGSIEAINLLGIKPIIDLDMRLGEGSGAVLVMNIIDSSIYAYNHMAKFDDEPIGELLRKWGN; via the coding sequence ATGAATCTTTTAGTAAGTATATCAAAAAACATATATCCATTAGACGAAAAAAAGATGAAAGAAGCTAGTCAAAAATGGGCTAGTTTAATACATCCGCCTAAATCGATGGGAAGATTAGAAGATATTAGCATAAAGTTGGCCGGAATATATGGAAATTCAGTGATTGAAGATTCGCCAAAAAAATGTTTATTAGCATTCGCTGCAGATCATGGCGTATATGAAGAGGGCGTATCTCCTCATCCACAAGAATTGTCCAGAATGCAGTTTGAAAACTTTGTAAATGGTAAGTGTGGAGTAGGAGCACTAGCTAATTTTAATAAAGTGGATATCATGGCAGTGGATGTAGGTTTAAAGGGAAAAGAACCTATAAAAGGAGTATATGATTATAAAATTAGAGAAGGTACAGATAATATATCAAAAGGTCCTGCTATGACTATAGCCGAAGCTGTGAAATCATTAGAAATAGGAATAGAAGTGGCTGAAAAGTGTATTGTTGATGGCTATAAAATAATAGGGGTAGGAGAAATGGGAATTTCAAATACTACACCATCTACAGCAATTTTATCAGTCATGTCAGGTATAAATCCATTAGAAATAACAGATATGGGGGCTGGTCTTAATAAAAATTTGATTTTAAATAAGGCAAAGGTTATAAAAAGAGCTATAGAAGTTAATAATCCTAATCCGACAGATGGGATAGAAGTACTGTCAAAAGTAGGTGGTTTTGAAATAGGTGCTATGGCAGGAGTTATGCTAGGGTGTGCAGCTAATAATATTCCAGTAGTTTTGGATGGTTATATTTCCTATGCGGCGGCTTTAATAGCAAGCAAAATAAATCCAAGAACAAAAAATTACTTGATAGGTTCTCATTTATCTGATGAAATTGGTTCTATAGAAGCTATTAATTTATTAGGCATAAAACCTATAATAGATTTAGATATGAGACTAGGAGAAGGTAGTGGTGCAGTTTTAGTTATGAATATTATAGATTCATCTATTTACGCATACAACCATATGGCTAAATTTGATGATGAACCAATTGGAGAATTACTGAGAAAATGGGGAAATTAA
- the cobU gene encoding bifunctional adenosylcobinamide kinase/adenosylcobinamide-phosphate guanylyltransferase, whose product MGKLIFISGGANSGKSKYAENLCRQIGGRTCYIATSKTLDFEMQIKKEKHIQRRKDFGWETVEEYKNLYKIIDRTVISGTKTYLLDCLTMMISNFMFDKDINFQAEEEELCEKIEKLLDIEIDNLIEAIEKNDINFIVVTNEIGMGIVAQSKLNRYYASLVGKFNQKMALKAQDAYLVVSGIGIKIK is encoded by the coding sequence ATGGGGAAATTAATATTTATAAGTGGTGGAGCAAATTCAGGAAAAAGTAAATATGCAGAAAATCTTTGCAGGCAAATAGGTGGTAGAACATGTTATATTGCAACATCAAAAACACTTGACTTTGAGATGCAAATAAAAAAAGAAAAGCATATTCAAAGGAGAAAAGATTTTGGATGGGAAACTGTAGAAGAATATAAAAATCTATACAAAATAATAGATAGAACAGTTATTTCGGGAACAAAGACTTATTTACTTGATTGTCTAACTATGATGATCAGTAACTTTATGTTTGATAAGGATATAAATTTTCAAGCAGAAGAGGAAGAATTATGTGAAAAAATTGAAAAATTATTAGATATAGAAATAGATAATTTAATTGAAGCAATAGAAAAAAATGATATTAATTTTATTGTTGTGACAAATGAAATAGGTATGGGAATAGTAGCACAAAGCAAGCTAAATAGATATTATGCCAGCCTAGTAGGGAAGTTTAATCAAAAGATGGCTTTAAAAGCCCAAGATGCATATCTAGTGGTATCTGGCATTGGCATTAAGATAAAATAA
- the cobS gene encoding adenosylcobinamide-GDP ribazoletransferase, producing MEKFINILQFLTRIKVKNNVKYDPKLSTGIIYFPTVGAVIGIIITLLCLLSMKLLTFSGASVLVAIIIVLAEVFITGGLHIDGLGDTFDGIFSYRSREEILIIMKDSRLGTNGLLAIVFLILIKVFILNVFIQKYIIWPIFLMPVVGRYVAVFLTYKTRPAKSSGMGNTFIGKCDIGTLLACTSLVSIGILVLSLVFTGDIVISFMSIISIPILIFLSTMFQIGIYKKIGGLTGDVLGCSIELAELIFIIYILIIVS from the coding sequence ATGGAAAAATTTATAAATATACTGCAATTTTTAACTAGAATCAAAGTAAAAAATAATGTGAAATATGATCCAAAATTAAGTACAGGAATTATATATTTTCCAACTGTGGGAGCGGTAATAGGCATAATTATAACATTACTTTGTCTATTATCTATGAAGTTATTGACATTTAGTGGAGCTAGTGTGCTAGTAGCAATAATAATTGTATTGGCAGAGGTATTTATTACTGGTGGTTTGCATATAGATGGTTTAGGTGATACTTTTGATGGAATATTTTCATACAGAAGTAGAGAAGAAATTCTAATTATAATGAAAGATTCAAGGTTGGGTACAAACGGACTTTTAGCCATAGTATTTTTAATTTTGATCAAGGTTTTTATTTTGAATGTATTTATACAAAAATATATAATTTGGCCAATATTTTTAATGCCTGTTGTGGGCAGATATGTGGCTGTATTTTTAACCTATAAGACTAGACCAGCAAAATCAAGTGGAATGGGAAATACCTTCATAGGTAAATGTGATATAGGGACTCTCTTAGCTTGTACAAGTCTGGTATCCATAGGAATTTTAGTATTATCATTAGTATTTACTGGGGATATAGTTATTTCGTTTATGTCTATAATATCCATACCTATATTAATATTTTTATCTACTATGTTTCAAATAGGTATATATAAAAAAATAGGCGGTTTAACTGGTGATGTGCTTGGATGTAGTATAGAATTGGCGGAATTAATATTTATAATATATATATTAATAATAGTAAGTTAA
- a CDS encoding histidine phosphatase family protein produces the protein MKKLFIVRHAHTTDNQEKRFSGLSDCVLSDVGIQQAQALKEYLKKLNIDRIYTSTLKRTVQTIEEFACEENLEINKLDGLKEMDFGDFDMLTFQEVSEKFPDEIEMLFSGDSTYTFPNGECLNDMFERNVIALENILVECDEVDNVLLCIHMGTIRNLISYLLTKNNELHWSFSIQNAAVSCFEFYDGFPILSKMGHIPYDESLIRSLYNEQD, from the coding sequence ATGAAAAAATTATTTATTGTAAGACATGCTCATACAACTGATAATCAGGAAAAAAGGTTCTCTGGATTAAGCGACTGTGTCTTAAGTGATGTAGGTATTCAGCAAGCACAGGCTTTGAAGGAGTACTTAAAAAAATTAAATATAGATAGGATTTATACTTCTACTCTAAAAAGGACAGTTCAAACTATTGAAGAGTTTGCATGTGAGGAAAATCTAGAAATTAATAAATTAGATGGATTAAAAGAAATGGATTTTGGTGATTTTGATATGTTGACATTTCAAGAGGTTAGCGAAAAATTTCCAGATGAAATTGAAATGTTATTCTCAGGAGATTCTACATATACATTTCCAAATGGAGAGTGCCTAAATGATATGTTTGAAAGAAATGTAATAGCGTTAGAAAATATTTTAGTAGAATGTGATGAAGTGGATAATGTACTATTATGTATACATATGGGTACGATTAGAAACTTAATTTCCTACCTACTAACTAAAAATAACGAATTACATTGGAGTTTTAGCATACAAAACGCAGCAGTATCTTGTTTTGAATTTTATGATGGTTTCCCTATTTTATCCAAGATGGGGCATATACCTTATGATGAATCATTGATAAGGTCCCTATATAACGAACAGGACTAA
- a CDS encoding cobyric acid synthase has protein sequence MANIMFQGTASNVGKSIISAGICRFLVNEGFSVAPFKSQNMSLNSFIDINGGEMGRAQVFQAEACRIIPEAKMNPILLKPNKGLGSQLIVNGRVVQNMKADQYRKYKPSLLPILIDNYKYFEKNYDIVVLEGAGSPVEININELDISNMEMAKIADSPVVLIGDIDRGGVFASVVGTLQLMKEDERKRVKGIIINKFRGDKKSFDTGVKMLEELTNIPVLGVIPYIDIRIEEEDGVSDKLFNRTKLDYTKNADIINIEVIKLEHMSNFTDFNIFEYIDRVNLRFVKKGQNIGDISEDGELVLPDLLIIPGSKDTISDMDYLRKSGLDKQIIYYEKEGNPIVGICGGYQILGNNIIDTNGYDNNKASTKGLSILDVDTIFSKNKKTRQIFTQFIKSDLYFKDMEGIYIRGYELHFGDSKQLDKDRVENNIDNKSIFTIKNGQVLGTYCHGIFDNKDFTLGLINNICAKKGIEKIVLKEDLNQLKDKEYDKLSNHIRDNISVDLLYKIIFDKK, from the coding sequence ATGGCTAATATAATGTTTCAAGGGACAGCCTCAAATGTAGGTAAGAGTATTATTAGCGCAGGAATTTGTAGGTTTCTAGTAAATGAAGGATTTAGTGTAGCACCATTTAAGTCACAAAATATGTCATTGAATTCTTTTATTGATATTAACGGAGGTGAAATGGGAAGAGCTCAGGTATTTCAAGCAGAAGCTTGTAGAATCATACCAGAAGCAAAGATGAATCCAATTTTATTGAAGCCTAATAAGGGATTGGGATCTCAGTTAATAGTAAATGGTAGAGTGGTTCAAAATATGAAAGCCGACCAATATAGGAAATATAAACCTAGTTTACTTCCCATTTTAATAGATAATTATAAATATTTTGAAAAAAATTACGATATAGTTGTTCTAGAAGGTGCAGGAAGTCCAGTGGAGATAAATATTAATGAATTAGATATTTCGAATATGGAGATGGCAAAAATTGCAGATTCTCCAGTGGTATTAATAGGAGATATTGATAGAGGAGGAGTTTTTGCATCAGTAGTAGGAACTTTGCAATTGATGAAAGAAGATGAAAGGAAAAGAGTAAAAGGAATAATTATAAATAAGTTTAGGGGTGATAAAAAGTCATTTGATACGGGTGTAAAAATGCTAGAAGAATTGACTAATATACCTGTTCTAGGAGTGATACCATATATTGATATTAGGATTGAAGAAGAAGATGGGGTAAGCGATAAACTTTTTAATAGAACTAAACTAGATTATACAAAAAATGCGGATATTATTAATATTGAAGTAATAAAATTGGAACATATGTCTAATTTTACTGACTTTAATATTTTTGAATATATAGATAGAGTGAATTTGAGATTTGTCAAAAAAGGTCAAAATATTGGTGATATATCAGAAGATGGAGAGTTAGTATTACCAGATTTATTGATTATACCGGGAAGTAAAGATACAATATCTGATATGGATTATCTTAGAAAATCGGGACTAGACAAGCAAATTATATATTATGAAAAAGAAGGAAATCCCATAGTAGGTATATGTGGTGGCTATCAAATTTTAGGTAATAATATAATAGATACAAATGGTTATGATAATAATAAAGCTAGTACAAAAGGACTTTCTATATTAGATGTAGACACAATATTTTCAAAGAATAAGAAAACTAGACAAATATTTACACAATTTATAAAATCGGATTTATATTTCAAGGATATGGAAGGGATTTATATTAGAGGCTATGAATTACATTTTGGAGATTCAAAGCAGTTAGATAAAGATAGAGTGGAGAATAATATAGACAATAAATCTATATTTACCATAAAAAATGGCCAAGTATTAGGTACTTATTGTCATGGTATATTTGATAATAAAGATTTTACTTTAGGGCTTATTAATAATATATGTGCCAAAAAAGGCATAGAAAAAATTGTTTTAAAAGAAGATTTAAATCAGTTGAAAGATAAAGAGTATGATAAATTATCTAATCATATTAGGGATAATATATCCGTTGATTTATTATACAAGATTATATTTGACAAAAAATAA